The sequence AGCCCTGGACTCAAGAAGTCAGCCGTATTAAAGAAAAGTAGTGACATCCATAAAAAGTCATCGGATTATTATGCTAACAAGGGctccgttgttgttgtagcgataagggtacttcccgaaggctttggggagtgttatcgatgtgatggtcctttgccggttacagatccggtaacacagcactattaaggtgctagcccgaccatttcgggaacgatttattaaaccttcaggtcatccctccattcccacccccaagttccatgaggagcttggggtcgccagtgcctcgtctgttagtgaaacagggttcgccgcggataggtgagtttgaaaattgggtttggagaagctatatattgcgctggcaacctgaagggttgcgctacgtaggcccttgaatctggtattttagtcgcctcttaccacaggcatatctaccgcgggtatattctgaccccctaacccgctgggggacaagGGACCAGTCAACCCCATTATCAAAGATAAACTCCCtgaactcgcagttgaggaagAAATCTTCCCAATCTTcccagctcaacttcgatctggccACTTATAGATTAAATTCTTgcatatccagaatcaatcccgacatgcCCAATGTATTTACTGCTTGCCACGTGTCTCCACATGAAACTAACCATCTTCTCAATcacaatatggaaccaacgcctctaacaccattATCGCTTTAGTCCAACCTGTCGAAACAAGTTTCCCTGAACTCCAGTATGTGATAAGAAGTACTTTAGCAACCCATCGTATACTTTAATGTCTTGCAGTAGAGAAGTTATTAAATGACTTTGATGCGGCATCCAGCCTAAGCCATGATATACCAATTATatgaatggcctagaaggttcaatgtggtcatgttaAATCGTTCTCGATATGGTTGGGCCGGACAGTTAATCGTGCTTGTTGCCGCAATTTACCgaatctatatccagcaaaggagcatcaacatcaataacactcccccaaaaccttcggagtgtCTTGATCGGTACAGCATACCTCCAAAAACTTCGAAGAatgtatttattaatattttagaaaaattttaaagcttGAAAACACTTTTATCGTCTTCAATGTGATTTATTTACTCGTACATTAGCTTACATTTACATGACTATAGAATGGTATTAATCTTTTCTACGTTTTCTCTCTGTATTTCCACTTCGATCGCTCTTATCCTCAGATCGTTTGGGTGCCTTTTTAGCCATATTCAAGAACTGATCCAAACCGAATGGATCCtcttccttctcaaactgtacTGGTCCTGAACGTTGAGCAGCACCAGCGGCACCACGAGTAGTACCTGAAAACTCTTTATCAGGAACGAATCGTTGTGTATTTACTATTTGGTCCAAGTCTCCACCATAAGCATCATTATCCAATTGTTTGCTTGGACGATATAAATGTGAGGCTAATGAATTGGAATCACGCCATGGTTTATCGTAAACATTATATGCTTCGTCATCACCATAACCTGAATCCATACCCTTTGTGGTATTGAACAGACGTTGATCGAACAGTGTTTCGCCATTACCAGTCGTCTTTGCAGGCATACCCAGTGCAATTTGTTCAGAAATATCACGTTCACGTTCACGTTGTAATTTAGTACGTTTTTCAGGGGCAGCACGTGCCAAATTACGATCCCGCTGTCGCTCACGATGACGTTCAGCCCTTAATTCGTTACGTTCCCGAGTTTCTGGATTAACGGCAGTTGGGTCTTCAGGTTGCCGCAAACCTGCACGTTCCTCTCGAGCACGTTGGGCCATCATTCGTAACATGtcctctttcttttctttttctttctgtgCTAATTTCTTTTCAAGCTGTGCACGGGCCTCTACAGCCTCACGAGCTTTACGATCGGCTATATACAACGCCTCAGCCATTTTAGCAAATTTCTCACTAATATGTACTTGTTGCAAACCACGGCCATCGGCAGCCAAGCGTTTATCCAAAGGTATTGTATAACCCTTTGCATTCTTCCAGTTCGAAATGCAAGGGGGTATCTTCCACTCCTTTTGTTCTTTAACTGTGACCTTGCGCGAAGGTGAATGCAACACGGGTGCTGGCGGCGATGGAGGTCCACGAGGTATTTTTTTGTTGATACGGAACTTTGGTGGTTCCATTGGATCTTGTTGTGCTTCAACCATGCGAATAACACGCTGTTTCGCACCTGAATTGAATGCATCTCCTTGTTGTGAAGGTGTATAACGTATATACTGTGCTGGTGCTGATTTTTCGGCATGCCTAACTGGCATGGCGGCCGCGATTTTGGCATTGGTCAACTTTTCTAAAGCTCGTCTCGTTTCTTCAGTCGTATCGGCAACAGTTTCAGCATCAGGCCGCCGCAATTCTTCGGCATCGTCAGCAAGTACCTCTGCTGGAAGCAATTGTGATATTGACGAGTATACAATTTTATCTTTGACATGACCTTGACGTGCTATAGCATCATACTTGATTTTTCCTTCATCGTCCAAACGTACTGCGAGTGCATTTGATTTCTTATTCAAATTCGATGGACTTCCCATGCCTAGATAAATGCATTTGAAATAAACTGTATTCCTGAAATCGCACACATAGAAAGCTTTGCTTACCAAGTGGATATTGTGCCACATGAATTTCCGGAAATGCGCCCCCATCGCCAAAGTCCGCTTCTGTACGCGGAACCCAATCTTTACGCTGACCATATGGGGGTGCAGCAATTTTTGCTGATACCAATGCACCCATCGGTGCTCCAATAATCTTGGACTTTTGCGATACGCGTCGTTCATCTTCCCTGTCCCATACTGGATTCGAAGGCGAAGGTAAAATGCTTGACAGAGACATtgtacttaattttttattttactaaatgATTCACTTGTATATTCCCAAGACCactaaaaattggaaaaaaatgttGCTGCTGGACTAGATGTTTTGTTGAAATAAAACAATgggcattgtaaattttaccaagtagcgcaactaacagctgatcggtgaaaattcacacattcacacgcacagttctcgactcagttctaaaaaaaaattttagattatttaattcaaattttaaagtgagatactccttataaatttatgtatacagaatatatatggcgtttttgttgttattaaaacaatagttttatttatattatagctgttatcatttttttgtttaactttgaaaaaactccgaacaccattccttcattatatgacattcgactgcctagtccactgccttccactctattcgcaacataacctctacttaacctgccaaactatatagtaaacaatgacaaTGGGTTATATTTACAATCCACTAACCCAggctcattgtaaattttaccaagtagcgcagctaacagctgatcggtgaaaattcgcacattcacacgcacagttctcgactcagtttcaaaaacaaactagattatttagctcaaattttaaagtgagacaatccttacgaatttatgtatatagaatatataaggcgtttttgttgttattaaaacaatagttttatttttattaaagcttttatcatttttttttttttaactttgaaaagactCCGAACACCaatccttcattatatgacattcgactgcctagtccactgccttccactctattcgcaacataacctctatttaagttgccaaactatatagtaaacaatgcccaGGCTGCCATTACTTTTGCCAACGTCAAGgcaaaagaaaaatttgtatagaaaagaaggtagttccactcaacattttttgacgtgtttggggatttttgaagtttcataatgtttcttattttgctagaagcgttgccataccgttactatgctttagcacgattctAGTGCATACATATTAGGGCTGTGAagtgcatccggatttttcaactatccggatattcgaataaccgcatagctaagcaaaaaatcgggCTGTCCGGATTCTTAAATGGAAAATCCAGATATTTGCTGTTCAGATATCCGTATACGTAAACTGAAAATCctgatatccgtatgtccggatactggaatataaaagttaaatatctgcatatcagaattgaatgaagcaaacatcgaaaaattattcacatttCGTCCCACACGAAATTGTTTGAGTCGGGAAATGATATCGGCACTTGGTTTCATACAGCAGAACAAGAAGAAAATAGTTTAACACCATGTTACATATTTCTCAATAAGAGCCTTTTTGGTACTCActattaattgatttaaatgccccacgaatttattgttattaatgttaaataaacatataaggTGCATCCATTTGTTGcgttcactggatatccaaaaacaCGGTTATTAatcggatcttcataaatccgtatatccggatagtttcacaaacgaatattaaccggatatccacgCCGTtgggattttatccgtgtcaacggatatccgtattgatatccggatattcgaataatgcggatagtcccagccctaatacatattgtcacggatattagcatcactaagctataccatcactaaggcgatgctaaggcaatgccatggcgcaacgatacaaggtggcagcatggaacagctgattataaactttttttatttgatttgatacatcaacttccggtgcagtgcgattttgacattggtccatcgaatttacaaaaaccaagtacatggaatttttatttatgtttgtaggtatgtcaccatgctgccaccttgtatcattccgctattcCGCTATTcgcacttcggtcagtgtcaaactagcggggaacccagtggaacctgcgtggaacatgagttttgacactgaacgaagtgtcaaaattaccggggttgcttcgtcgaaagcgacacagggaagcaaaaaagggatcggaatatcagatatgggttgttgtgatggtaaatttttttgaacgaatttagtaggaaattttaagtgcacccatatgggtccttcagaaaattataaaaaagtcttcaattggggtatctgaggacgcgtagttatttcagtattaagaatacaaacacgtgagttaagtttttctacccgttcaaaagttctccgcgaaaaacagtttgaaaccgaggtcgactgcaataacccgtccaaaaaagaggaaagaaaaatgaatagacgcattttgtcctgttgtcaatagtccgaaaagaaaaagtattcgaattattggaagcgaggccaaaacgcgtctattaatacctcccccgacggttttggtcgtgttttagtaatcgtccccggtaataaagtatcacaatttgttaattaaaattgtccaaaatatatggttattaaagagagatgtaattaagagctcgtttgaaagtaaataagtatatttctttgtaatataagaaaaaaaattttaagcagttttcgatagcagctactaaactttttttggtcctaagaagtacaacagtgccaaatagcatccacaaaaaaaacgaacaagaacaagcattttatcaggtgagcgtggctgtgtatgtgcgtgctgctacatatcctacttgttgACCTGTACAAtggcctagatgtatgcagcgtaaactataaaagcggtgcaagcgagtaagaagtaattcagagcagtttcgactaagacgctatctagcgagcaagagcagtattattttgaatagtagagtttcatttgagctatcaatcagtttggttattaagcaagctattcgttgcacagtttgagtgttattgtgaagtactttaataaaggccattttgcattattacaaattggagttatttattcaacagtttagtgattcgaacttagcagaggattgcaaataagatgatttgcaattaaattcgttacaatatctattgAGATCAGTAAAACATgccattttattgaaaaatagtggataatgactcatactttggttaatgactcatatctatATGGCAGCGTGTCCCCTAGAcaggaaaaaatacacgaaaaatcctgttgttctgcATGGCCCCTGTTATCATGCCTCTACactggatatttctcaaggcattttgagaaaaagtgtacctcagGAGTCTGTAGTGAGCGGcaggcattgtttactatatagtttggcagcttaaatagagcttatgttgcgaatagagtggaaggcagtggactaggtagtcgaatgtcatataatgaaggaattgatgttcggagttttttcaaaatatgccgaaatcctgaatcacaaaagggagtgtagttaagtacgaaaatgaaaaaatgtagttaggctttgctccttttttagcaggagattttcattttaaaaatgtaatatacaaactaccattcattctatt is a genomic window of Eurosta solidaginis isolate ZX-2024a chromosome 4, ASM4086904v1, whole genome shotgun sequence containing:
- the Bx42 gene encoding puff-specific protein Bx42, encoding MSLSSILPSPSNPVWDREDERRVSQKSKIIGAPMGALVSAKIAAPPYGQRKDWVPRTEADFGDGGAFPEIHVAQYPLGMGSPSNLNKKSNALAVRLDDEGKIKYDAIARQGHVKDKIVYSSISQLLPAEVLADDAEELRRPDAETVADTTEETRRALEKLTNAKIAAAMPVRHAEKSAPAQYIRYTPSQQGDAFNSGAKQRVIRMVEAQQDPMEPPKFRINKKIPRGPPSPPAPVLHSPSRKVTVKEQKEWKIPPCISNWKNAKGYTIPLDKRLAADGRGLQQVHISEKFAKMAEALYIADRKAREAVEARAQLEKKLAQKEKEKKEDMLRMMAQRAREERAGLRQPEDPTAVNPETRERNELRAERHRERQRDRNLARAAPEKRTKLQRERERDISEQIALGMPAKTTGNGETLFDQRLFNTTKGMDSGYGDDEAYNVYDKPWRDSNSLASHLYRPSKQLDNDAYGGDLDQIVNTQRFVPDKEFSGTTRGAAGAAQRSGPVQFEKEEDPFGLDQFLNMAKKAPKRSEDKSDRSGNTERKRRKD